The Nitrospiria bacterium genome includes a window with the following:
- a CDS encoding diguanylate cyclase, producing the protein MRKVDVWHLWLEEVLRGNASVNFQADVLDNLKQGLALTHAVLFQDHQKMGGIEVIGQDHKGNALLTNLYYQMRLFQELATARWKQAGQSMESTEVSKAYSGVYSEIRKKGVEIQEVVDLLILGEHKRIHQVNRWIAGLFITLLIGISLVVRRDRGFMREKNSELEKRAGELSEKTDELKMKTLEVTKENRERKKAEREIKKFNDLLVAISQAQSEFISERDTHDLFDAMLNRVLALTQSEYGFIGEVLFKSDGRPYLKTRALTNISWNDETRKFYDQNIPEGLEFHNLKTLFGVVLSSGEPVISNSPETDSRRGGLPEGHPPLNAFLGIPLFLGSKMVGMMGIANRRGSYDEGLVEFLRPLLNTCANIIEANRNALKRKEAEKALQTSETRFSGILDIANEGIISIDENQNIIIFNKGAEGIFGYSEEEILGRSLDVLIPEKFRSHHGGHLSKFSETEGRSRLMGERREIFGLRKNGEEFPAEASISKLNTGKERIFTVVLRDISERKKAEMALSEQVIRDSLTNLYNRRYFNHCLEKEMIQTVQKNQSFSVLMCDLDGFKKINDSKGHQAGDEIIKKVSLSIKNSVRGIDHVFRWGGDEFVVLLSGTDRKGVLLTSERIRKGIQDLSGGLAKKWK; encoded by the coding sequence ATGCGAAAGGTGGATGTGTGGCATTTATGGCTGGAAGAGGTATTACGGGGAAATGCTTCTGTTAATTTTCAGGCTGATGTTCTCGACAACCTTAAACAGGGACTTGCCCTAACCCATGCGGTTCTTTTCCAAGATCATCAAAAGATGGGGGGGATTGAGGTGATTGGTCAGGATCACAAAGGGAATGCCCTTCTGACAAACCTTTATTACCAAATGAGGCTTTTTCAAGAGTTGGCTACGGCTCGTTGGAAACAGGCAGGGCAATCTATGGAAAGCACAGAGGTCTCTAAAGCTTACAGCGGGGTTTATTCCGAAATCAGGAAAAAAGGTGTGGAAATTCAGGAAGTGGTAGATTTGCTCATATTGGGCGAGCACAAAAGAATTCATCAAGTTAATAGGTGGATTGCAGGGCTTTTCATAACTCTTTTGATTGGCATCAGTCTTGTGGTCAGACGCGACCGAGGGTTCATGAGGGAGAAAAACAGTGAATTGGAAAAAAGAGCCGGTGAACTCAGTGAAAAAACAGATGAACTTAAAATGAAAACCCTAGAGGTCACAAAGGAGAATAGGGAGCGGAAAAAAGCGGAGCGGGAAATAAAGAAATTTAATGATTTATTGGTTGCCATCAGTCAGGCACAATCCGAATTTATTTCTGAACGGGACACCCATGATCTTTTTGATGCCATGTTAAATAGAGTGTTGGCCCTGACCCAGAGTGAATACGGGTTTATAGGAGAGGTTCTTTTTAAATCCGATGGCAGGCCCTATTTAAAAACACGCGCTTTAACCAATATTTCATGGAATGATGAGACCCGGAAATTTTACGATCAAAATATTCCGGAAGGATTAGAATTTCACAATCTCAAAACATTGTTTGGCGTGGTGCTAAGCAGCGGGGAGCCGGTCATTTCCAATTCTCCGGAAACGGATTCCCGGCGGGGCGGGCTTCCGGAAGGGCATCCCCCATTGAATGCATTTTTAGGGATCCCGCTTTTTTTAGGATCGAAAATGGTTGGGATGATGGGAATTGCCAATCGTCGGGGAAGCTACGATGAGGGTCTGGTGGAATTTTTAAGGCCCTTGTTGAATACCTGTGCCAATATCATTGAAGCCAATCGAAATGCCTTAAAGCGCAAAGAGGCAGAAAAAGCCCTTCAAACCAGTGAAACCCGGTTCTCGGGAATTTTAGATATTGCCAATGAAGGAATCATTTCCATCGATGAAAACCAAAACATCATCATTTTTAATAAGGGGGCGGAAGGTATTTTTGGATATTCCGAGGAGGAAATTCTTGGACGGTCTTTAGATGTTCTCATTCCGGAAAAATTTCGTTCCCACCACGGGGGTCACCTCTCAAAATTTTCTGAAACTGAAGGAAGGTCCCGTTTGATGGGGGAAAGGCGCGAAATTTTTGGTTTACGTAAAAATGGGGAGGAGTTTCCAGCAGAGGCGTCGATTTCCAAATTAAATACAGGAAAAGAAAGAATCTTTACCGTGGTTTTAAGGGATATCTCGGAACGCAAAAAAGCGGAAATGGCCTTGTCGGAACAGGTGATCCGGGATAGTCTCACCAATCTTTACAACCGACGTTATTTTAATCACTGCCTCGAAAAGGAAATGATCCAAACTGTTCAAAAAAACCAATCTTTTTCTGTCCTGATGTGTGACCTGGATGGTTTTAAAAAGATCAATGACTCCAAGGGCCATCAAGCGGGGGATGAAATTATCAAAAAGGTCTCCCTCAGCATTAAAAATTCCGTCAGGGGAATTGATCATGTGTTTAGGTGGGGAGGAGATGAATTTGTGGTGCTTCTTTCAGGAACAGATAGAAAGGGGGTTTTATTGACCTCGGAGAGGATCAGAAAAGGGATCCAAGATTTAAGTGGCGGATTGGCCAAGAAATGGAAATGA
- a CDS encoding EAL domain-containing protein encodes MSIGVALFPDHGETVDELIQVADRAMYIAKKGGDKVHIGEEEYLLNENSIKVVFQPVVDVRMDRIIGYEALSRGAQGKLNILDMFKKYHAVGQLSELKQLCFYSQIEAAQEIGLETVFINVDFNLLKQIESVQKPKGIDVVLEISEGEALHDVANHLETAKYWREKGFKFAIDDFGAGFISLPFIVQLIPEYIKLDRSTVIQTVTSIKFRRIMRDLLLGLRNCSTDGIIAEGIETVKELQVMKDLGIYLAQGYLLGKPEELKKPKK; translated from the coding sequence ATGAGTATTGGTGTGGCCCTTTTTCCTGACCATGGGGAAACCGTTGATGAATTGATTCAAGTTGCGGATCGGGCCATGTATATCGCAAAAAAGGGGGGGGACAAGGTCCATATTGGGGAAGAAGAATACCTGCTTAACGAGAATTCCATAAAAGTGGTATTTCAACCGGTAGTGGATGTCCGGATGGACCGGATCATCGGATATGAAGCGTTGAGCCGGGGTGCCCAGGGGAAGTTGAACATTCTCGACATGTTTAAGAAATATCATGCCGTGGGACAGTTGAGCGAGTTAAAGCAGTTGTGTTTTTATTCCCAGATAGAGGCCGCTCAGGAGATTGGTTTGGAAACGGTTTTTATCAACGTGGACTTTAATCTCTTAAAACAGATTGAGTCTGTTCAAAAACCGAAAGGAATAGACGTTGTATTAGAGATTTCCGAGGGAGAGGCCCTTCATGATGTAGCCAACCATTTGGAAACTGCGAAATATTGGAGAGAAAAAGGGTTTAAATTCGCTATAGACGATTTCGGAGCTGGGTTTATTTCCCTACCTTTTATTGTTCAGCTCATTCCTGAATATATCAAATTGGATCGGTCCACCGTTATTCAGACGGTAACCTCCATTAAATTTCGACGAATCATGCGGGATCTATTGTTGGGGTTACGAAACTGTTCTACGGATGGCATTATTGCGGAAGGGATTGAAACGGTCAAAGAGCTTCAGGTAATGAAGGATTTAGGCATTTATTTAGCCCAGGGATATTTGCTTGGAAAGCCCGAGGAGTTGAAGAAGCCGAAGAAATAA
- the dinB gene encoding DNA polymerase IV, with amino-acid sequence MPTRIIGHLDMDAFFAAIEELNNPRLKGLPMVVGADPQDGKGRGVVSTSNYPARVYGIYSAMPITQAWGRSEAAKRRGDPPVVFVRPHFTRYTEVSGKISLIVRKHVPLVEEASIDEMYLDLSFAGSFEKAQKICQEIKKEIHSKENLTASIGIGPNKLIAKIASDFKKPDGLTLVKESDAETFVAPMSVRRIPGIGPKTEARLVEQGIRVVKDLKRFTKEEMKEMFGKWGLDLYEKVRGRDDSPVLEDYEVKSVGEQETFPEDTRNSDFILKCLMAMAKNVMARFFQLGFKTFRTVVVIVRFSDFETKTRSRTISEPSGSQKKLETEAIKLLLPFLDRRENPKKKMFRLIGIRIEKLEK; translated from the coding sequence ATGCCTACCCGAATCATCGGTCATCTGGATATGGATGCTTTTTTTGCAGCCATTGAGGAGTTGAATAACCCTCGATTAAAAGGCTTACCTATGGTGGTCGGGGCTGACCCTCAGGATGGGAAAGGACGAGGGGTAGTTTCCACATCCAATTATCCAGCTAGGGTATATGGCATCTATTCCGCAATGCCCATCACGCAAGCCTGGGGCCGGTCAGAGGCGGCCAAGCGTCGCGGGGATCCACCGGTGGTTTTTGTCCGGCCCCATTTCACCCGTTATACCGAAGTTTCGGGAAAAATTTCATTAATCGTTAGGAAGCACGTGCCCTTGGTTGAAGAAGCCAGTATTGACGAGATGTATTTGGACTTAAGTTTTGCCGGGTCCTTTGAAAAAGCCCAAAAAATATGCCAAGAAATAAAAAAAGAAATTCACTCCAAAGAGAACCTAACCGCTTCCATTGGGATTGGCCCTAATAAATTAATTGCCAAGATCGCATCGGATTTTAAAAAACCCGATGGGTTAACCCTGGTAAAGGAGTCGGATGCTGAAACGTTTGTAGCGCCAATGTCGGTTCGGAGGATTCCTGGGATCGGACCCAAAACGGAGGCCCGGTTGGTTGAGCAGGGGATTCGGGTGGTGAAAGATTTAAAACGGTTTACGAAGGAGGAAATGAAAGAGATGTTTGGGAAATGGGGCTTGGATCTATACGAAAAGGTCAGGGGGAGAGACGATTCCCCCGTTTTGGAGGATTATGAAGTTAAATCCGTTGGGGAACAGGAGACTTTTCCTGAGGATACACGGAATTCAGATTTTATTTTGAAATGCCTGATGGCCATGGCTAAAAATGTGATGGCCCGATTTTTCCAATTAGGATTTAAAACATTCAGAACGGTTGTGGTCATTGTCCGTTTTTCAGATTTTGAAACCAAAACGCGCTCCCGCACTATATCCGAACCCAGCGGGTCACAAAAAAAACTCGAAACGGAAGCAATTAAATTGCTTTTGCCTTTTTTGGACCGGCGGGAGAATCCTAAAAAAAAGATGTTCCGCTTGATTGGGATTCGGATCGAAAAGCTTGAAAAATAA
- the pal gene encoding peptidoglycan-associated lipoprotein Pal — translation MRRSLVNEVLALALTGVFLIVGAGCAKRVGTAEQSVGVFPNESATPTEEVFDERFMVQEEDLQDTEVRKNDMMNQGISAGLGDVYFEFDQSLLRPKDLKVLDENVRWLKANSARKVTIQGHADERGTNEYNLTLGERRAQAAKRYLLSQGIEPHRIRTISYGEENPFCKDRNEGCFQQNRRGRFVKLN, via the coding sequence ATGAGGCGAAGTTTAGTAAATGAAGTTTTGGCTCTGGCCTTAACGGGGGTGTTTTTGATCGTGGGGGCGGGATGTGCCAAACGGGTTGGGACCGCGGAGCAAAGTGTGGGTGTTTTTCCGAATGAGTCAGCCACCCCTACAGAAGAGGTTTTTGACGAAAGGTTTATGGTTCAAGAAGAAGACCTGCAGGATACGGAGGTTCGGAAGAATGATATGATGAACCAGGGTATTTCCGCGGGACTGGGGGACGTTTATTTTGAATTTGATCAAAGCCTTTTACGGCCAAAGGATCTAAAGGTGTTGGATGAAAACGTCAGGTGGTTAAAGGCCAATTCTGCAAGGAAAGTAACAATACAAGGTCATGCGGATGAGCGGGGCACCAACGAATATAATCTAACCTTGGGAGAACGCCGGGCCCAGGCAGCAAAACGGTATTTGCTCAGTCAAGGAATTGAGCCTCATCGGATCAGAACCATTAGTTATGGTGAGGAAAATCCGTTTTGTAAGGATCGTAATGAGGGGTGCTTTCAGCAAAACCGTCGGGGCCGTTTTGTTAAATTGAATTAA
- a CDS encoding SRPBCC family protein codes for MFFFALQDIGSLVPKEYQFEAEIEVPKTPEQVWNKLVQTDRWKEWVPQIQSVEKVSQNYPEIGSHLQVASFVSDGKKMVDQLEVTERIDQKVFAVRHTKVWIDGKAAPIINGMSRLELGSDQPGWTKITVTGSFQVKGPVNRFLARYMMKPVVDETVSRTVAKIQSHLQKTERKT; via the coding sequence GTGTTTTTCTTTGCCCTTCAGGATATTGGTTCTTTGGTTCCTAAGGAATATCAATTTGAGGCGGAGATAGAGGTTCCAAAAACGCCAGAACAGGTTTGGAACAAACTAGTTCAAACGGATCGTTGGAAAGAATGGGTCCCTCAAATTCAATCCGTTGAAAAGGTGTCCCAAAATTACCCCGAAATAGGAAGCCACCTTCAAGTGGCCAGTTTTGTGTCCGATGGAAAAAAAATGGTTGATCAACTTGAGGTCACTGAGAGGATTGATCAAAAAGTATTTGCGGTCCGGCATACCAAAGTATGGATTGATGGAAAGGCTGCTCCCATCATCAATGGGATGTCCAGATTGGAGTTGGGCTCTGATCAGCCTGGATGGACGAAAATAACGGTTACGGGGTCCTTTCAAGTCAAGGGCCCCGTAAATCGGTTCCTTGCCCGTTATATGATGAAGCCTGTGGTGGATGAAACCGTTTCCCGCACGGTAGCAAAAATTCAAAGCCACCTTCAAAAAACGGAACGAAAAACCTAA
- a CDS encoding c-type cytochrome: protein MEKGRSWLLGSRSRVFFTVLFVLLLLDLGRSIYARIGFSQPAEVWQPDSKIYSDLKWPPGNYLSPDLPLGEGIYFQKCAVCHGPDGRGNGPAAPSMIPRPRDFTKGQFKYKSTPPGQPPSHEDLVSTVSNGLRGSAMPYWHDLLSENEINEVVSFIKGFSSVFQDSIPESIEIPPRVEPNEESLKRGQILYGQQGCLGCHGLDGRATPRLKDSKGYPVFSRDLSAPWTFRGGSSPEQIWLRITTGLAPSPMPSYAEVIPPDERWDLVNYVLSLARVPPWEAGGKLEGPGQHRDLIRRGEYLVHAQMCGLCHTQINRTGIYRGDDFYLAGGMRVDAYPHGFYISRNLTSDPETGLGRWAKEEIANAIRNGRSRDRVLNPVDMPWHYLHALEEEDAMAIASYLKTLKPVYNKISHALHYGVVETIVMKLLEPTKVLRFIDGNFGQRPQGPLLGLPQEILVGAQLLVFILGIFAFLFAGPPNRRYPQTISGWIFLFFMVIGIFLLCMVGLAVFRFPGFILIPPDRVANTVLTKIPTPNETHLKSPEQAALVKRGRYLYTVASCALCHGPEGGGGLKISWQAFGTLWTRNITPHPENGIGAWNELEIARAIRSGVTPDGRMLHWQGMIWDHASNWDEEDIRALGAYLRTLPPVDNEVPPARPPAPDDCKKYTFWITPSDLYGCQ, encoded by the coding sequence ATGGAAAAGGGTAGGAGTTGGCTGTTGGGTTCCCGTAGCCGGGTATTTTTTACGGTTTTATTTGTTCTTCTGCTTCTTGATCTTGGGCGCTCCATTTATGCCAGGATAGGATTCTCCCAACCTGCTGAGGTTTGGCAACCGGATTCCAAAATCTATTCAGATTTAAAATGGCCCCCGGGCAATTACCTTTCCCCGGACCTGCCATTGGGTGAGGGCATTTATTTTCAAAAGTGCGCGGTGTGTCATGGTCCGGATGGAAGGGGAAACGGACCCGCGGCACCCTCCATGATTCCTCGGCCACGGGATTTCACAAAAGGACAATTTAAATACAAATCCACACCACCCGGCCAACCGCCAAGCCATGAGGATTTGGTTTCCACGGTTTCCAATGGACTTCGTGGAAGCGCAATGCCTTACTGGCATGACCTTTTATCCGAAAATGAAATTAATGAGGTCGTCAGCTTTATCAAAGGATTTTCCAGTGTTTTCCAGGATTCTATTCCGGAATCTATTGAGATTCCACCTAGGGTAGAACCCAATGAAGAAAGCCTAAAGCGGGGTCAAATTCTTTATGGACAACAGGGATGCCTTGGCTGTCACGGCCTAGATGGACGAGCCACCCCAAGGCTTAAAGATTCAAAAGGTTATCCTGTTTTTTCCAGAGATCTGTCAGCCCCATGGACCTTTCGAGGGGGAAGTTCTCCGGAACAAATTTGGTTGAGAATAACTACCGGTTTGGCCCCCAGTCCAATGCCATCTTATGCGGAAGTGATTCCCCCCGATGAGCGTTGGGACCTGGTGAATTACGTTTTATCGCTTGCCCGTGTTCCCCCATGGGAAGCAGGAGGCAAATTAGAAGGGCCGGGTCAGCATCGTGATTTGATCCGGCGGGGTGAATATCTGGTTCATGCACAAATGTGTGGTCTTTGTCATACCCAGATCAACCGGACAGGAATCTACCGGGGGGATGATTTTTATCTTGCGGGTGGAATGCGCGTGGATGCCTATCCCCATGGTTTCTACATCTCCAGAAATCTTACCTCTGATCCCGAAACGGGTTTAGGTCGGTGGGCAAAAGAAGAAATTGCCAATGCTATCCGAAACGGAAGGTCGCGGGACAGGGTCCTTAATCCCGTCGATATGCCCTGGCATTATCTGCACGCTTTGGAAGAAGAGGATGCAATGGCCATTGCCAGTTACTTGAAAACCCTAAAACCTGTTTATAATAAAATATCCCACGCTTTGCATTATGGGGTTGTGGAAACAATTGTCATGAAACTGCTGGAGCCTACCAAAGTCCTTCGTTTCATCGATGGGAATTTTGGTCAAAGGCCTCAGGGGCCTTTACTTGGACTTCCCCAGGAAATCCTTGTGGGTGCACAATTGTTGGTATTTATTCTTGGAATTTTTGCTTTCCTTTTTGCCGGGCCGCCAAATCGCCGCTACCCTCAGACCATCAGCGGTTGGATATTTTTATTTTTTATGGTTATTGGAATATTTTTATTATGCATGGTGGGCTTAGCCGTTTTCCGATTTCCTGGCTTTATACTGATTCCCCCTGATCGGGTGGCCAATACGGTTCTTACCAAAATTCCCACGCCTAATGAAACCCATTTAAAAAGTCCGGAGCAGGCCGCTTTGGTGAAACGGGGCCGGTATCTATATACCGTTGCTTCCTGTGCCCTGTGTCATGGACCGGAGGGGGGTGGAGGCCTAAAAATTAGCTGGCAAGCGTTCGGTACATTGTGGACTCGGAATATCACACCCCATCCCGAGAATGGGATAGGGGCCTGGAACGAGTTGGAGATTGCCAGGGCAATTCGAAGTGGTGTCACACCGGATGGGCGAATGCTTCACTGGCAGGGGATGATCTGGGATCACGCATCAAACTGGGATGAAGAGGATATCCGGGCATTGGGGGCATATCTTCGAACCCTTCCTCCCGTTGACAATGAAGTCCCTCCGGCTCGGCCACCCGCCCCCGATGATTGTAAAAAATATACCTTTTGGATTACCCCAAGTGATTTGTACGGTTGTCAATAA
- a CDS encoding Npt1/Npt2 family nucleotide transporter has translation MFMFLKRFINVKDQEVPAVLWSFAYFFCLLCGYYILRPVRDEMGIMGGVENLQWVFTGTFVAMLGATPIFGAAVKRFHRHVLLPVVYIFFIANLLIFYGFFQYEIAAVSAARAFFIWVSVFNLFVVSVFWSFMVDLFSNAQARRLFGFIAAGGSVGAILGPFLTATLAPRIGPIHLLLISALFLAMAVLCIKNLIKWADKGVNESGPLEKPSLQATTSNPHKKNDEAIGGGLLAGISLLFRSPYLMGIGFYILLYTSISTFLYFEQAQIIRDAFDDSSQRTSVFAIIDLSVNFLTVITQVFLTHRFVARFGLSATLALIPGAMLIGFTFLGMAPVLGVLLVFQVIRRAGNYAFAKPAREMLFTVVRREEKYKAKNFIDTVVYRGGDAVSGWVFAGLTSVGLGLSSIAFIAMPIAFVWLLTGVWLGGRQEKLRMNLLTQTK, from the coding sequence ATGTTTATGTTCCTAAAACGTTTCATCAATGTAAAAGATCAAGAAGTACCAGCGGTTCTGTGGTCTTTCGCCTATTTCTTCTGCCTGCTTTGTGGCTATTACATCCTTCGGCCTGTACGGGATGAGATGGGGATTATGGGGGGAGTGGAGAATCTTCAATGGGTTTTTACCGGAACCTTTGTGGCCATGCTGGGTGCAACCCCTATTTTCGGAGCAGCGGTGAAGCGATTTCATCGGCATGTGCTTCTCCCGGTGGTTTACATTTTTTTTATTGCCAACCTCCTTATCTTTTATGGGTTCTTTCAATATGAAATCGCAGCGGTCTCCGCAGCAAGAGCATTTTTCATATGGGTGAGTGTTTTTAATCTTTTTGTGGTCTCCGTTTTCTGGAGCTTTATGGTGGATTTGTTCAGCAACGCACAAGCACGGCGCCTGTTTGGCTTTATCGCTGCCGGTGGAAGTGTGGGGGCAATTTTAGGACCTTTCCTGACAGCAACATTAGCCCCTCGCATTGGTCCGATTCATTTGCTTCTGATTTCTGCCTTATTTTTGGCAATGGCTGTTTTGTGCATTAAAAACCTGATTAAGTGGGCTGATAAAGGTGTGAACGAATCTGGTCCATTGGAGAAACCGTCCCTGCAGGCCACAACTTCAAACCCCCATAAAAAAAACGATGAAGCCATTGGGGGAGGGTTATTGGCGGGTATTTCATTATTATTTCGTTCCCCTTATTTAATGGGCATTGGGTTTTATATTCTTCTTTACACAAGCATTTCTACCTTTCTTTACTTTGAACAGGCCCAAATCATCCGTGATGCTTTTGATGATTCGAGCCAACGGACCTCAGTATTTGCCATCATTGACCTGTCCGTGAATTTTCTAACTGTGATTACACAGGTCTTCCTGACCCACCGCTTTGTGGCCAGGTTCGGTTTATCCGCGACACTTGCTCTGATCCCTGGGGCTATGCTGATTGGTTTTACCTTTTTGGGAATGGCCCCGGTATTGGGTGTATTACTCGTTTTCCAGGTTATTCGGCGAGCGGGTAATTATGCTTTTGCCAAACCAGCACGTGAAATGCTATTTACGGTGGTCAGGCGGGAGGAGAAGTATAAAGCTAAAAATTTTATTGATACGGTGGTGTACCGTGGGGGAGATGCGGTCAGCGGATGGGTTTTTGCGGGGTTAACCAGTGTCGGATTGGGATTATCTAGTATTGCCTTCATCGCCATGCCCATTGCATTTGTTTGGTTATTGACCGGCGTGTGGTTGGGGGGCCGCCAGGAAAAGCTTCGAATGAATTTATTGACCCAAACAAAATGA
- a CDS encoding aldo/keto reductase: MEFKKGPGDRSRIFKMSRREALLLMAGMGGVFALPKIGLSQTQTQLKRAIPKGGELIPAMGMGTSRTFEVGTDPRVRKNVKEVLKHFVGMGGTLVDSSPMYGTAETVVGDLAAELGIQSKLFLATKVWTRGRKEGIRQMEESMERMRVKRIDLIQVHNLVDWKTQLETLHEWKETGRIRYVGITHYVPRAFDDLEHIMEKEDLDFVQLPYSISTRGAEKRLLPLAREKKIAVLVNRPFEKGDMFKKVRGKALPQWVSEFDCQSWGQFFLKFILSHPDVTCAIPATSKPKHLKDNMQAGYGRLPDPTMRRKMMEYLKSI, translated from the coding sequence ATGGAATTTAAAAAAGGCCCAGGGGATAGATCAAGAATTTTTAAAATGTCACGTCGAGAAGCCCTCCTATTAATGGCGGGTATGGGGGGGGTATTTGCCCTTCCTAAAATCGGGCTTTCACAGACCCAAACCCAGCTAAAAAGGGCAATACCGAAGGGTGGGGAACTGATCCCCGCTATGGGAATGGGGACCTCCCGTACTTTTGAGGTTGGAACCGATCCTAGAGTCCGTAAAAATGTCAAAGAAGTTTTAAAGCATTTTGTTGGGATGGGAGGAACACTTGTTGATTCCTCGCCCATGTATGGAACCGCCGAAACAGTAGTGGGTGATCTGGCCGCAGAACTGGGTATTCAAAGTAAACTATTTCTTGCCACGAAGGTGTGGACACGGGGGAGAAAAGAAGGCATTCGGCAAATGGAAGAGTCCATGGAACGGATGCGGGTGAAGCGTATTGACCTGATACAGGTCCATAACCTGGTGGATTGGAAAACCCAGCTTGAGACTTTGCATGAATGGAAGGAAACCGGCCGAATTCGGTACGTTGGAATTACCCATTATGTTCCCAGGGCTTTTGATGATCTGGAGCATATCATGGAGAAAGAGGATTTGGATTTTGTTCAACTTCCTTATTCTATTTCCACAAGGGGGGCTGAAAAGCGTCTGTTACCCCTTGCAAGGGAAAAGAAAATTGCCGTTTTGGTGAACCGGCCTTTTGAAAAAGGTGACATGTTTAAAAAAGTACGGGGAAAAGCTCTACCCCAATGGGTTTCAGAGTTTGATTGTCAGAGTTGGGGTCAGTTTTTCCTGAAATTTATTCTCTCCCATCCGGATGTCACCTGCGCGATTCCTGCGACCAGTAAACCCAAACATCTAAAAGACAATATGCAGGCGGGGTATGGGAGACTCCCTGATCCGACAATGCGGAGGAAGATGATGGAATATTTGAAAAGCATCTGA
- a CDS encoding endonuclease domain-containing protein — MDGLKFRRQQPIGHFILDFVCFEKKIIIELDGGQHAKSEVGEKDKLRDKWFEGQGYKVLRFWDHEVLTNIEGVLEVVRGNGS, encoded by the coding sequence TTGGACGGCCTCAAATTCAGACGCCAACAGCCCATAGGTCATTTCATTTTGGATTTTGTGTGTTTTGAGAAAAAGATCATCATTGAGTTGGATGGGGGACAACATGCAAAGTCGGAAGTAGGCGAGAAAGATAAACTAAGGGATAAATGGTTTGAAGGACAGGGTTATAAGGTGTTGAGGTTTTGGGACCATGAAGTCCTAACTAATATAGAGGGGGTGTTAGAAGTGGTCAGAGGAAATGGTTCATAA
- a CDS encoding DUF5069 domain-containing protein: protein MKHFPRSAYDKVGELVYFARMLDKIRLMGEGKLPLDYHQNLGKGFDGRCTRFLHVDYNELRARVLQGGTDEEILQWCFEKGRKPNEEEILIWNSFMVKRAWNDEATPELEKYKTASGLSDRKDIQTLFDYYGVDEGRKK, encoded by the coding sequence ATGAAACATTTTCCACGAAGCGCATACGATAAAGTTGGCGAGCTCGTCTATTTCGCCCGAATGCTGGATAAAATCCGCTTAATGGGAGAAGGAAAATTACCTCTGGACTACCATCAAAATCTTGGAAAAGGTTTTGACGGACGATGTACCCGTTTTCTCCACGTGGATTACAACGAGTTGCGGGCCCGTGTCCTTCAAGGTGGAACCGATGAGGAAATTCTTCAATGGTGTTTTGAGAAAGGACGAAAGCCCAACGAAGAAGAAATTTTAATCTGGAACAGCTTTATGGTCAAAAGAGCCTGGAACGATGAAGCCACCCCGGAACTTGAAAAATACAAAACCGCAAGCGGTTTATCGGATCGAAAAGATATTCAAACCCTTTTTGATTATTATGGAGTAGATGAGGGACGAAAAAAATAG